The sequence below is a genomic window from Escherichia marmotae.
TTATGCGTCTGTTTTCTGTTCCTCCACCTACATTACTGGCGGGATTTCTGGCGGTATTGATCGGCTACGCCAGTTCGGCGGCAATAATATGGCAGGCAGCGATTGTCGCGGGTGCCACCACTGCGCAAATCTCCGGTTGGATGACGGCACTGGGACTGGCAATGGGGTTCAGTACTCTTGCCCTGACATTGTGGTATCGCGTGCCGGTTCTGACCGCATGGTCAACGCCTGGCGCGGCTTTGTTAGTAACAGGATTGCAGGGACTCACGCTTAACGAAGCCATCGGCGTTTTTATGGTCACGAACGCGTTGATTGTCCTCTGTGGTGTGACGGGATTATTTGCCCGCCTGATGCGCATTATTCCGCATTCTCTTGCAGCAGCGATGCTGGCCGGGATTTTATTACGCTTTGGTTTACAGGCGTTTGCCAGCCTGGATGGTCAGTTTACGTTATGCGGAAGTATGTTGCTGGTCTGGCTGGCGACGAAGGCTTTTGCGCCACGTTATGCCGTAATCGCGGCTATAGTTGTCGGAATTTTGGTGGTAATACTGCAAGGTGACGTTGTCACAAAAAATGTTGTTTTTAAACCCGTTCTTCCTGCTTATATCGATCCAGAATTTTCGTTTTCTCACAGTTTAAGTGTTGCGCTACCACTTTTTCTGGTGACGATGGCGTCGCAAAACGCGCCGGGGATTGCAGCGATGAAAGCGGCTGGATATTCGGTTCCCGTTTCGCCGCTGATTGTCTTTACTGGACTACTGGCACTTCTATTTTCTCCGTTTGGCGTTTATTCCGTAGGGATTGCGGCAATTACTGCTGCTATTTGCCAAAGCCCGGAAGCGCACCCGGACAAAGATCACCGTTGGCTGGCCGCCGCCACGGCTGGCGTCTTTTATTTACTGGCGGGTTTATTTGGCAGTGCCATTACGGGCATGATGGCTACCCTGCCCGTAAGTTGGATCCAGATGCTGGCGGGTCTGGCGCTGTTAAGTACCATTGGCGGCAGTTTGTGTCAGGCGTTGCATAATGAACGTGAGCGCGACGCTGCTGTGGTAGCATTTCTGGTAACGGCGA
It includes:
- a CDS encoding benzoate/H(+) symporter BenE family transporter, translated to MRLFSVPPPTLLAGFLAVLIGYASSAAIIWQAAIVAGATTAQISGWMTALGLAMGFSTLALTLWYRVPVLTAWSTPGAALLVTGLQGLTLNEAIGVFMVTNALIVLCGVTGLFARLMRIIPHSLAAAMLAGILLRFGLQAFASLDGQFTLCGSMLLVWLATKAFAPRYAVIAAIVVGILVVILQGDVVTKNVVFKPVLPAYIDPEFSFSHSLSVALPLFLVTMASQNAPGIAAMKAAGYSVPVSPLIVFTGLLALLFSPFGVYSVGIAAITAAICQSPEAHPDKDHRWLAAATAGVFYLLAGLFGSAITGMMATLPVSWIQMLAGLALLSTIGGSLCQALHNERERDAAVVAFLVTASGLTLVGIGSAFWGLIAGGVCYVMLNLMAGRNR